Proteins encoded within one genomic window of Triticum aestivum cultivar Chinese Spring chromosome 2D, IWGSC CS RefSeq v2.1, whole genome shotgun sequence:
- the LOC123054141 gene encoding RHOMBOID-like protein 2 codes for MSNPDVEAAGPARAATTGIKPPPGRYYAGGDGQHAAPVAPFYYGQEAERERQHHTWLVPVVVLANVAMFIVVMYYNDCPRNGRDADCLGGGFLRRFSFQPLKENPLFGPSSATLGKYGGLDRYKVVHGGQGWRLETSTWLHAGLIHLGANMISLIFVGVRLEQQFGFWKVGLVYLFSGLGGSVLSVLFIRNGVSVGASGALFGLLGAMLSELITNWTIYTNRLAAMANLIIIAAINLALGILPHVDNFAHIGGFLTGFLLGFVLLIQPRFGWLEQPFGGKTKSKYTACQIVLLIVALLLAIAGFAVGLLMVFRGVNGNDHCSWCHYLTCVPTSHWKCDN; via the exons ATGTCGAACCCCGACGTGGAGGCCGCCGGCCCGGccagggcggcgacgacggggatcaAGCCGCCGCCGGGGAGGTACTACGCGGGCGGCGACGGGCAGCACGCCGCGCCGGTGGCGCCCTTCTACTACGGCCAGGAGGCGGAGCGCGAGCGGCAGCACCACACGTGGCTGGTGCCGGTGGTGGTGCTCGCCAACGTGGCCATGTTCATCGTGGTCATGTACTACAACGACTGCCCGCGCAACGGCAGGGACGCCGACTGCCTCGGCGGCGGCTTCCTCCGCCGCTTCTCCTTCCAGCCGCTCAAGGAGAACCCCCTCTTCGGGCCCTCCTCCGCCAC GCTGGGGAAGTACGGCGGGCTGGACCGGTACAAGGTGGTGCACGGGGGCCAGGGGTGGCGGCTGGAGACGAGCACCTGGCTGCACGCCGGCCTCATCCACCTCGGCGCCAACATGATCAGCCTCATCTTCGTCGGCGTCCGCCTCGAGCAGCAGTTCGGATTCT GGAAGGTCGGCCTGGTCTACCTCTTCTCGGGGCTCGGCGGGAGCGTGCTCTCGGTGCTCTTCATCAGGAACGGCGTCTCCGTCGGCGCCTCCGGCGCGCTCTTCGGGCTCCTCGGGGCCATGCTGTCCGAGCTCATCACCAACTGGACCATCTACACCAACAGG CTCGCGGCCATGGCGAACCTGATTATCATCGCCGCCATCAACCTGGCGCTGGGGATACTGCCCCACGTCGACAACTTCGCGCACATCGGCGGGTTCCTCACCGGCTTCCTCCTCGGCTTCGTGCTGCTGATCCAGCCCCGGTTCGGATGGCTGGAGCAGCCCTTCGGCGGCAAGACAAAGTCCAAGTACACGGCTTGCCAGATCGTCCTCCTGATCGTCGCCCTCCTCCTAGCGATTGCAGG GTTCGCCGTTGGATTGCTGATGGTGTTCCGCGGGGTGAACGGCAACGACCATTGCAGCTGGTGCCACTACCTTACCTGCGTCCCGACGTCGCACTGGAAGTGTGACAACTAA